From one Vanacampus margaritifer isolate UIUO_Vmar chromosome 12, RoL_Vmar_1.0, whole genome shotgun sequence genomic stretch:
- the LOC144061221 gene encoding polyunsaturated fatty acid 5-lipoxygenase-like isoform X1 has translation MPSYTVTIATGSQWFAGTDDYIYITLVGMETCSERTLLDKPLYNDFERGAVDSYLVRVDENLGELMLVKLEKRKYWVQDDWYCSYISVKTPAGDNVEFPCYRWLVDDKEVVLRDGRARLPQDDKTSEVKQHRKNELEMRQKTYRWMEWQPGFPMSIDANRHQDLPRDIQFDSEKGVDFVLNYSKAIENLFVNHFMHMFQTSWSDFADFERIFLRIKNTISEYVMQHWKEDFMFGYQFLNGCNPVVIQKLTKLPDKFPVTNEMVAVSLERELTLEEEVKAGNIYMVDYEVLDGIRPNCTDPCTLQYLEAPICLLYKNTHNKILPIAIQLGQTPGEDNPIFLPTDSQHDWLLAKIWVRSADFQHHQTVTHLLRTHLISEMFAIAMFRHLPAVHPVYKLLIPHIRFTIAINTKAREQLICECGIFDKANATGGGGHMQLVRKATKVLTFRSLCFPDMIKSRGVDSKQELPTYFYRDDGYKVWEATKSFVSDVVTIYYSSNEKVKGDEEIQAFVKDVCTFGMQDFESCEFPKALKSREELIEYLTVIVFTASAQHAAVNFGQYDWCSWIPNAPSTMRRPPPRKKGLADVTLIIDSLPDRGRSSWHLGAVWALSQYQDDELYLGMYPDEHFIEKPVKVAMEKFRKSLAEISSAIKTRNQGKKLPYYNMSPDKIPNSVAV, from the exons ATGCCTTCGTACACAGTGACCATCGCCACGGGGAGCCAGTGGTTTGCGGGGACGGACGACTACATCTACATAACGCTGGTGGGCATGGAGACATGCAGCGAGAGGACACTGCTGGACAAGCCACTGTACAATGATTTTGAGAGAGGCGCG GTGGATTCCTACCTGGTGAGGGTGGACGAAAACCTGGGCGAGCTTATGTTGGTGAAGCTGGAAAAGAGGAAGTACTGGGTGCAAGACGACTGGTACTGCAGCTACATCTCGGTAAAGACTCCAGCCGGAGACAACGTGGAGTTCCCGTGCTACCGCTGGCTGGTGGATGACAAGGAAGTAGTGCTGCGGGACGGGCGAG CTCGCCTGCCTCAGGACGATAAGACGAGCGAGGTCAAGCAGCACCGAAAAAACGAGCTGGAAATGAGGCAGAAGACCTACAG ATGGATGGAGTGGCAGCCCGGCTTTCCTATGAGCATTGATGCAAACAGGCACCAGGATTTGCCCCGGGACATCCAGTTTGACAGTGAGAAGGGAGTGGATTTCGTACTGAACTACAGCAAAGC aatcGAGAACCTGTTCGTCAACCACTTCATGCACATGTTCCAAACGTCCTGGAGcgattttgctgattttgagaGGATCTTTTTGAGAATCAAAAACACAATCTCAG AGTATGTGATGCAACACTGGAAAGAGGATTTCATGTTCGGCTACCAGTTCCTGAACGGCTGCAATCCTGTCGTCATCCAAAAGCTCACTAAACTTCCCGACAAGTTTCCCGTCACCAATGAGATGGTTGCTGTCAGCCTAGAGAGAGAGTTAACTCTGGAAGAGGAAGTGAAG GCAGGTAACATCTACATGGTGGACTACGAAGTGTTAGATGGCATCAGACCAAATTGTACAGATCCTTGCACCCTGCAGTACTTGGAAGCTCCCATCTGTCTTCTGTACAAGAATACACACAACAAGATCCTGCCGATAGCCATACAG TTAGGTCAGACTCCAGGCGAGGACAATCCCATCTTCCTGCCCACAGACAGTCAACACGACTGGCTCCTGGCAAAGATCTGGGTGCGCTCGGCCGACTTCCAGCACCACCAGACGGTCACTCACCTGCTCAGGACTCACCTGATCTCAGAGATGTTTGCTATCGCCATGTTCCGCCACCTCCCCGCAGTCCACCCCGTCTACAAG CTCCTCATTCCACACATCCGTTTCACTATCGCCATTAACACCAAGGCCAGAGAGCAGCTCATCTGTGAGTGTGGTATCTTTGATAAG GCGAACGCCACAGGCGGAGGTGGTCACATGCAGCTGGTTCGGAAGGCCACGAAAGTCCTGACGTTCAGGTCTCTCTGCTTCCCCGATATGATCAAATCTCGTGGAGTGGACAGCAAGCAGGAGCTGCCCACCTACTTCTACAGAGACGACGGCTACAAGGTGTGGGAGGCCACCAAGAG CTTTGTATCCGACGTGGTCACTATTTACTACAGCAGCAACGAGAAAGTGAAGGGAGATGAGGAAATCCAAGCCTTTGTTAAGGACGTGTGCACCTTTGGCATGCAGGACTTTGAATCGTGTG AGTTCCCCAAGGCGCTGAAATCTCGCGAGGAGCTGATCGAGTACTTGACTGTCATCGTGTTCACTGCGTCGGCTCAACATGCAGCCGTCAACTTTGGACAA TACGACTGGTGTTCCTGGATTCCCAACGCTCCGTCCACCATGCGGAGGCCTCCGCCCAGGAAGAAAGGTTTGGCCGACGTCACCCTGATCATCGACAGCCTCCCGGACCGAGGGCGCTCCAGCTGGCACCTGGGGGCCGTCTGGGCCCTCAGCCAGTACCAGGATGATGAG CTCTACTTGGGAATGTACCCCGACGAGCACTTCATCGAGAAACCAGTGAAGGTGGCCATGGAGAAATTCAGGAAGAGCCTGGCGGAGATCAGCAGCGCCATCAAGACGAGAAACCAGGGAAAGAAACTGCCCTACTACAACATGTCCCCCGATAAGATACCCAACAGTGTCGCTGTTTGA
- the LOC144061220 gene encoding polyunsaturated fatty acid 5-lipoxygenase-like, translating to MPYTYVVSVATGTQGRSGTDNFIAITLVGSEACSQKTQLDKPQYDDFERGSVDSYPMAVEDNLGEILLVKLEKKKYLAKDDWYCRFISVRTPGGDNVDFPCYRWLVDDKEVVLRDGRAHLPQDGKSSLFKQHRQNELEMRRKAYRWAEWQPGFPMSMDAKRHQDLPRDIQFDSEKEVDFVLNYRKAIQNLFLNHFMHMFQSSWDDFAHFKKIFLRIKNTTSEYVMQHWKEDSMFGYQFLNGCNPVLIQKITKLPDKFPVTNEMVAVSLERKFTLEEEVKAGNIYMVDYEMLDGVKANDTDLKTPQYMTAPICLLYKNAQDEILPIAIQLGQTPGEDNPIFLPTDSEHDWLLAKMWVRSSDFQHHQTVTHLLRTHLISEMFAIAMFRHLPAVHPVFKLLIPHVRFTIAVNTKAREQLICQRGLFDKANATGGGGHVELIQKTMQTLTFRSLCFPDMIKARGMDSKQELPNYFYRDDGYKVWTATKSFVSDVISIYYSSDDKVQGDEEIQAFVKDVCDFGMKGFSRSEFPRALESREELIEYLTVIVFTASAQHAAVNFGQFDWYSWIPNAPSTMRKPPPHRKGLANKTLIMDSLPDRGRSSWHLGAVWALSQYQKNELYLGMYPDEHFLEKPVQVSMETFRKNLAEISSGIKTRNQSREMPYYNMSPDRIPNSVAV from the exons ATGCCGTACACGTACGTGGTAAGCGTGGCCACAGGAACTCAAGGCAGGTCGGGGACGGACAACTTCATCGCCATAACGCTGGTGGGAAGTGAGGCGTGCAGCCAGAAGACTCAGCTGGATAAGCCTCAGTATGATGACTTTGAGAGGGGCTCG GTGGATTCCTACCCCATGGCGGTTGAGGACAACCTGGGTGAAATATTGTTGGTCAAGctggagaagaaaaaatacttgGCGAAGGATGACTGGTACTGCAGGTTCATCTCGGTGAGGACTCCAGGCGGAGACAACGTAGATTTCCCGTGCTACCGCTGGCTGGTGGATGACAAGGAAGTTGTACTGCGCGACGGGCGAG CGCACCTGCCTCAAGATGGTAAGTCGAGCCTGTTTAAGCAGCACAGACAAAACGAGCTGGAAATGAGGCGGAAAGCCTACAG ATGGGCAGAGTGGCAGCCTGGCTTTCCTATGAGCATGGATGCCAAAAGACACCAGGATTTGCCCCGAGACATCCAGTTTGACAGTGAGAAAGAAGTGGATTTCGTACTGAATTACAGAAAAGC AATCCAGAACCTGTTCCTGAACCACTTCATGCACATGTTCCAGTCGTCCTGGGACGACTTTGCCCATTTTAAGAAGATCTTTTTGAGGATCAAAAACACAACGTCAG AATATGTGATGCAACACTGGAAAGAGGATTCCATGTTCGGCTACCAATTCCTGAACGGCTGCAATCCTGTCCTCATCCAAAAGATCACCAAACTTCCCGACAAGTTTCCTGTCACCAATGAGATGGTTGCTGTCAGCCTGGAGAGAAAGTTCACTCTGGAAGAGGAAGTGAAG GCAGGTAACATCTACATGGTGGACTATGAAATGTTAGATGGCGTCAAAGCAAACGACACAGACCTGAAGACCCCGCAATACATGACAGCTCCCATCTGTCTCCTGTACAAGAACGCACAGGACGAGATCTTGCCGATAGCCATACAG TTGGGTCAGACTCCAGGCGAGGACAACCCGATCTTCCTGCCCACGGACAGCGAACACGACTGGCTCCTGGCAAAGATGTGGGTGCGCTCGTCCGACTTCCAGCACCACCAGACGGTCACTCACCTGCTCAGGACTCACCTGATCTCAGAGATGTTTGCTATCGCCATGTTCCGCCACCTCCCCGCAGTCCACCCCGTCTTTAAG CTCCTCATTCCACACGTCCGTTTCACCATCGCTGTTAACACCAAGGCGAGAGAACAGCTCATCTGTCAACGTGGTCTCTTTGATAAG GCAAATGCTACAGGTGGAGGTGGTCACGTGGAACTGATTCAGAAGACCATGCAGACCCTGACCTTCAGGTCCCTCTGCTTCCCCGATATGATCAAAGCTCGCGGTATGGACAGCAAACAGGAGCTGCCCAACTATTTCTACAGGGACGACGGCTACAAAGTGTGGACGGCCACCaagag CTTTGTGTCGGATGTGATCAGCATTTACTACAGCAGCGATGACAAAGTGCAGGGAGACGAAGAAATCCAGGCCTTTGTTAAAGATGTGTGCGACTTCGGTATGAAAGGCTTCAGTCGCTCTG AGTTCCCCAGGGCGCTTGAATCCCGCGAGGAACTCATCGAATACTTGACCGTCATCGTGTTCACTGCTTCAGCTCAACACGCAGCCGTCAACTTTGGACAA TTCGACTGGTATTCCTGGATTCCCAACGCTCCTTCCACCATGCGGAAGCCCCCGCCCCATCGAAAGGGTTTGGCAAATAAAACCCTGATCATGGACAGCCTACCGGATCGAGGGCGTTCCAGCTGGCATCTGGGGGCCGTCTGGGCCCTCAGCCAGTACCAGAAGAACGAG CTCTACTTGGGAATGTATCCTGACGAGCACTTCCTGGAGAAGCCGGTGCAAGTTTCCATGGAGACGTTCAGGAAGAATCTGGCGGAGATAAGCAGCGGTATCAAGACGAGGAACCAGAGTCGGGAAATGCCATATTACAACATGTCCCCTGATAGGATTCCCAATAGTGTCGCTGTTTAA
- the LOC144061221 gene encoding polyunsaturated fatty acid 5-lipoxygenase-like isoform X2 — METCSERTLLDKPLYNDFERGAVDSYLVRVDENLGELMLVKLEKRKYWVQDDWYCSYISVKTPAGDNVEFPCYRWLVDDKEVVLRDGRARLPQDDKTSEVKQHRKNELEMRQKTYRWMEWQPGFPMSIDANRHQDLPRDIQFDSEKGVDFVLNYSKAIENLFVNHFMHMFQTSWSDFADFERIFLRIKNTISEYVMQHWKEDFMFGYQFLNGCNPVVIQKLTKLPDKFPVTNEMVAVSLERELTLEEEVKAGNIYMVDYEVLDGIRPNCTDPCTLQYLEAPICLLYKNTHNKILPIAIQLGQTPGEDNPIFLPTDSQHDWLLAKIWVRSADFQHHQTVTHLLRTHLISEMFAIAMFRHLPAVHPVYKLLIPHIRFTIAINTKAREQLICECGIFDKANATGGGGHMQLVRKATKVLTFRSLCFPDMIKSRGVDSKQELPTYFYRDDGYKVWEATKSFVSDVVTIYYSSNEKVKGDEEIQAFVKDVCTFGMQDFESCEFPKALKSREELIEYLTVIVFTASAQHAAVNFGQYDWCSWIPNAPSTMRRPPPRKKGLADVTLIIDSLPDRGRSSWHLGAVWALSQYQDDELYLGMYPDEHFIEKPVKVAMEKFRKSLAEISSAIKTRNQGKKLPYYNMSPDKIPNSVAV; from the exons ATGGAGACATGCAGCGAGAGGACACTGCTGGACAAGCCACTGTACAATGATTTTGAGAGAGGCGCG GTGGATTCCTACCTGGTGAGGGTGGACGAAAACCTGGGCGAGCTTATGTTGGTGAAGCTGGAAAAGAGGAAGTACTGGGTGCAAGACGACTGGTACTGCAGCTACATCTCGGTAAAGACTCCAGCCGGAGACAACGTGGAGTTCCCGTGCTACCGCTGGCTGGTGGATGACAAGGAAGTAGTGCTGCGGGACGGGCGAG CTCGCCTGCCTCAGGACGATAAGACGAGCGAGGTCAAGCAGCACCGAAAAAACGAGCTGGAAATGAGGCAGAAGACCTACAG ATGGATGGAGTGGCAGCCCGGCTTTCCTATGAGCATTGATGCAAACAGGCACCAGGATTTGCCCCGGGACATCCAGTTTGACAGTGAGAAGGGAGTGGATTTCGTACTGAACTACAGCAAAGC aatcGAGAACCTGTTCGTCAACCACTTCATGCACATGTTCCAAACGTCCTGGAGcgattttgctgattttgagaGGATCTTTTTGAGAATCAAAAACACAATCTCAG AGTATGTGATGCAACACTGGAAAGAGGATTTCATGTTCGGCTACCAGTTCCTGAACGGCTGCAATCCTGTCGTCATCCAAAAGCTCACTAAACTTCCCGACAAGTTTCCCGTCACCAATGAGATGGTTGCTGTCAGCCTAGAGAGAGAGTTAACTCTGGAAGAGGAAGTGAAG GCAGGTAACATCTACATGGTGGACTACGAAGTGTTAGATGGCATCAGACCAAATTGTACAGATCCTTGCACCCTGCAGTACTTGGAAGCTCCCATCTGTCTTCTGTACAAGAATACACACAACAAGATCCTGCCGATAGCCATACAG TTAGGTCAGACTCCAGGCGAGGACAATCCCATCTTCCTGCCCACAGACAGTCAACACGACTGGCTCCTGGCAAAGATCTGGGTGCGCTCGGCCGACTTCCAGCACCACCAGACGGTCACTCACCTGCTCAGGACTCACCTGATCTCAGAGATGTTTGCTATCGCCATGTTCCGCCACCTCCCCGCAGTCCACCCCGTCTACAAG CTCCTCATTCCACACATCCGTTTCACTATCGCCATTAACACCAAGGCCAGAGAGCAGCTCATCTGTGAGTGTGGTATCTTTGATAAG GCGAACGCCACAGGCGGAGGTGGTCACATGCAGCTGGTTCGGAAGGCCACGAAAGTCCTGACGTTCAGGTCTCTCTGCTTCCCCGATATGATCAAATCTCGTGGAGTGGACAGCAAGCAGGAGCTGCCCACCTACTTCTACAGAGACGACGGCTACAAGGTGTGGGAGGCCACCAAGAG CTTTGTATCCGACGTGGTCACTATTTACTACAGCAGCAACGAGAAAGTGAAGGGAGATGAGGAAATCCAAGCCTTTGTTAAGGACGTGTGCACCTTTGGCATGCAGGACTTTGAATCGTGTG AGTTCCCCAAGGCGCTGAAATCTCGCGAGGAGCTGATCGAGTACTTGACTGTCATCGTGTTCACTGCGTCGGCTCAACATGCAGCCGTCAACTTTGGACAA TACGACTGGTGTTCCTGGATTCCCAACGCTCCGTCCACCATGCGGAGGCCTCCGCCCAGGAAGAAAGGTTTGGCCGACGTCACCCTGATCATCGACAGCCTCCCGGACCGAGGGCGCTCCAGCTGGCACCTGGGGGCCGTCTGGGCCCTCAGCCAGTACCAGGATGATGAG CTCTACTTGGGAATGTACCCCGACGAGCACTTCATCGAGAAACCAGTGAAGGTGGCCATGGAGAAATTCAGGAAGAGCCTGGCGGAGATCAGCAGCGCCATCAAGACGAGAAACCAGGGAAAGAAACTGCCCTACTACAACATGTCCCCCGATAAGATACCCAACAGTGTCGCTGTTTGA
- the slc25a16 gene encoding solute carrier family 25 member 16, which translates to MTSEAAATVSTPPALSSTPAKKDHYWLRSFVAGGVAGCCAKSTIAPLDRVKILLQAQNPHYKHLGVFSTLKAVPKKEGFRGLYKGNGAMMVRIFPYGAIQFMAFDNYKKWLSKQLGISGHIHRLMAGSMAGMTAVICTYPLDMVRARLAFQVTGYHRYTGITNAFHSIYLNEGGFLGFYRGLTPTLIGMAPYAGFSFFTFGTLKSLGLKHFPETLGRPSSDNPDVLVLKTKVNLLCGGVAGAIAQTISYPLDVARRRMQLGSVLPDAHKCVSLSKTLSYVYNEFGVKNGLYRGLSLNYIRCVPSQAVAFTTYEFMKQLLHLN; encoded by the exons ATGACATCGGAGGCTGCTGCTACTGTCTCCACACCTCCAGCCTTAAGCAGCACTCCAGCCAAAAAAGACCACTACTGGCTCCGCTCTTTTGTAGCTGGAG GTGTTGCAGGATGCTGTGCCAAGAGTACAATCGCTCCTTTAGACCGAGTAAAGATTCTGCTTCAGGCCCAGAATCCCCACTACAAACACCTGG GTGTGTTTTCCACTCTAAAGGCCGTGCCAAAAAAAGAAGGCTTCCGTGGCTTGTATAAGGGCAATGGGGCAATGATGGTGAGGATATTTCCTTATGGCGCAATCCAGTTTATGGCCTTTGACAATTATAAAAAG TGGCTTAGTAAACAACTTGGGATATCCGGACATATTCACCGCCTCATGGCCGGATCCATGGCAG GTATGACGGCGGTGATATGCACCTATCCACTGGACATGGTTCGAGCCAGACTGGCCTTCCAGGTGACTGGGTACCATCGCTACACTGGAATCACCAATGCCTTCCACTCAATCTATCTGAAT GAAGGAGGATTCTTGGGCTTTTACCGGGGACTCACCCCAACCCTCATTGGAATGGCCCCATATGCAG GTTTCTCCTTCTTCACCTTCGGGACCCTGAAAAGCCTCGGCTTGAAACATTTCCCAGAGACGCTGGGACGGCCGTCCTCGGACAACCCCGACGTCCTGGTTCTAAAAACCAAAGTCAACCTGCTGTGCGGAGGCGTTGCCGGTGCCATTGCTCAGACAATATC CTATCCCTTAGACGTGGCACGGCGAAGGATGCAGCTAGGATCCGTGCTTCCCGATGCGCACAAGTGTGT CTCCCTGAGCAAGACCCTGTCGTATGTCTACAATGAGTTTGGCGTCAAGAACGGCCTGTACCGAGGCCTCTCGCTCAACTACATCCGCTGCGTGCCCTCTCAGGCTGTGGCCTTCACCACCTACGAATTCATGAAGCAGCTCCTCCACCTCAACTAG